In Candidatus Babeliales bacterium, the following proteins share a genomic window:
- a CDS encoding prolyl oligopeptidase family serine peptidase — protein MSIFQMRRGAWGIFCVFICLFLAIGAAEDGKGFSQAEKPQFAYLFAHGLGATQQQFALFAQVPEIDLKKNQNWFLYDPVVLFNFPDAKNDKGEYLKEHVNLGQKKDIDQLHATIVAALAQLPGAGLVLTGISRGAATILNLLALAQPNYVAAVVLESPFDSFKSVINHLLKRFGVQWLPFSEKIGAKIAQSQFPSLNLDGIAPCKVASYIPQHVPILFVHSAKDKVVPVQCSRKLYIKLKETGHQHVYLLELPSGDHGKLMNSEHSLMYQNAVHAFYKKYGLPHQEDFAKHGEAFLALAQPGIAEVQARDKRALNLSDDQED, from the coding sequence ATGAGCATATTCCAAATGCGCAGAGGCGCATGGGGTATTTTTTGCGTCTTTATATGCTTATTTTTAGCTATTGGTGCTGCTGAAGATGGTAAAGGTTTTTCACAAGCAGAAAAACCGCAATTTGCTTATTTATTTGCTCACGGTTTAGGCGCAACTCAGCAACAATTCGCTCTTTTTGCGCAAGTGCCCGAAATAGATTTAAAAAAAAATCAGAATTGGTTTCTTTATGATCCCGTAGTTCTTTTTAATTTTCCAGATGCAAAGAATGATAAAGGCGAGTATCTAAAAGAACATGTAAATTTAGGTCAAAAAAAAGATATTGATCAACTCCATGCTACTATCGTGGCAGCGCTCGCTCAATTACCCGGAGCTGGTTTGGTTCTAACAGGGATTTCACGCGGAGCGGCAACGATTCTTAATTTGCTAGCACTCGCGCAACCTAATTATGTTGCAGCAGTCGTTCTTGAATCTCCGTTTGATTCGTTCAAATCTGTAATCAATCATCTTCTCAAGCGGTTTGGCGTACAATGGCTTCCTTTTTCAGAAAAAATAGGTGCCAAAATCGCACAATCACAGTTCCCTTCTCTCAATCTGGACGGTATCGCTCCGTGCAAAGTTGCTTCATATATTCCGCAGCATGTTCCAATATTATTTGTGCATTCTGCAAAAGATAAAGTCGTTCCAGTTCAGTGTTCGCGAAAATTGTATATAAAATTGAAAGAAACCGGGCACCAGCATGTTTATTTACTCGAACTTCCATCTGGTGATCACGGAAAATTAATGAACAGTGAACATTCTCTAATGTACCAAAATGCGGTGCACGCTTTTTATAAAAAATATGGGTTGCCGCACCAAGAAGATTTCGCCAAGCATGGCGAAGCGTTCTTAGCGCTTGCACAACCAGGAATTGCCGAAGTGCAAGCTCGTGATAAAAGAGCTTTAAATCTTTCCGATGATCAAGAAGATTAG
- a CDS encoding TIGR00282 family metallophosphoesterase, translating into MSIVRILLLGDVVGPAGCAMVQKHLPKLREKYEINGVIVNGENSADGRGITPKLMHFFKHLGVDVVTSGNHIWHHKDIFEYLKYNTDLLRPENFPNECPGTGVTTFSIHGQTIGVINIQGRVFMREHLACPFKTMDSALTFLQTKTKTIIVDFHAETTAEKIAMGFFLDGRVSAVVGTHTHVQTADERILPNGTAFITDLGMAGSLNSMIGMKKDAIIRNFITQMPVKFVVETEKPYFMCGVVIEIDTATGNALKIERVRLDDNELVVS; encoded by the coding sequence ATGAGCATTGTACGAATTTTACTCCTTGGAGATGTGGTTGGGCCTGCAGGATGCGCGATGGTGCAAAAGCATTTGCCAAAATTGCGTGAAAAGTATGAAATAAATGGCGTAATCGTTAACGGTGAAAATAGTGCGGATGGTCGCGGCATTACACCTAAATTAATGCACTTTTTTAAACATTTGGGTGTTGACGTCGTCACGAGCGGAAACCATATCTGGCATCACAAAGATATTTTTGAATATTTAAAATATAACACCGATTTATTGCGCCCTGAAAATTTCCCTAATGAATGCCCCGGAACTGGCGTTACTACTTTTTCAATTCATGGCCAAACAATTGGGGTTATAAATATTCAAGGACGCGTATTTATGCGAGAGCATCTTGCCTGCCCATTTAAAACGATGGATTCTGCGCTCACTTTTTTGCAAACAAAGACAAAAACAATCATTGTCGATTTTCATGCTGAAACAACAGCAGAGAAAATTGCCATGGGCTTTTTCTTGGATGGAAGAGTTAGTGCAGTTGTCGGAACTCATACGCATGTACAGACTGCGGATGAACGCATTCTGCCAAATGGTACCGCGTTTATTACCGATTTAGGAATGGCCGGTTCTCTTAATTCTATGATCGGCATGAAAAAAGATGCGATCATTAGGAATTTTATAACGCAAATGCCGGTAAAATTTGTTGTGGAAACAGAAAAACCATATTTTATGTGCGGCGTCGTTATCGAAATTGATACTGCAACTGGAAATGCGCTCAAAATTGAGCGTGTCAGGTTGGATGATAACGAACTCGTTGTCTCTTAG
- the rny gene encoding ribonuclease Y — MMTLLLQLGGVAAALAFLGGIAVLIFAKSKYNQAQRFFDEAVNTTKNIKRDIENERRESLLRLKDELHKRRSEFDLDMKRERLELERFQSKLNAKYETLEKKEQRIEELTQEIQQKERNLSRANDRLLVSENKIKAVYAELIAKLESITGMTRDEARKELYNTLDEEVRMSSQKWIQKVEEEARQTAKDKSNNIVVTAMQRYIADQVAPHSSGIVHLPSEDMKGRIIGKEGRNIKALEMATGMEFVIGDIPEIITISGFNPIRREVARRALEKLITDGRINPTRIEETVGQCEKEIDEMVQEMGKDVTLELNIQGLHPEIMTLLGKLFFRTSFSQNVLMHSKEVGLFSRMIAEELGLDGTMALRAGLLHDIGKAVSAEVEGPHALIGGDIAKRCGEDPLVVNAIAAHHEEIIFASIYSPIIMIADTISASRPGARRETLSAYIKRLEKLEDIACSFEGVKKSYALQAGREVRIIVEEEMLDDDAAATLARNIARKIELEMAFPGQIKVNVIREKRSIEYAR, encoded by the coding sequence ATGATGACGTTATTACTCCAGCTTGGGGGCGTCGCAGCCGCGTTAGCTTTTCTTGGAGGCATCGCGGTACTTATTTTTGCGAAATCAAAATATAATCAAGCACAGCGTTTTTTTGATGAAGCGGTTAATACCACAAAAAACATTAAACGTGATATTGAAAATGAGCGTCGCGAATCTTTGCTGCGTCTCAAAGATGAATTGCATAAGCGAAGAAGTGAATTTGATTTAGATATGAAGCGTGAGCGGTTAGAGCTCGAACGTTTTCAAAGTAAATTGAATGCAAAATACGAAACGCTTGAAAAAAAAGAGCAGCGCATTGAAGAGCTAACGCAAGAAATTCAGCAAAAAGAACGCAATCTTTCTCGCGCAAATGATCGTTTGCTCGTGAGTGAAAACAAAATTAAAGCTGTGTATGCCGAGCTTATTGCAAAACTTGAAAGCATTACCGGTATGACGCGCGATGAAGCTCGAAAAGAGCTTTATAATACGCTTGATGAAGAAGTGCGTATGAGCAGCCAAAAATGGATTCAAAAAGTAGAAGAAGAAGCGCGCCAAACAGCTAAAGACAAATCTAATAATATTGTCGTAACTGCAATGCAGCGTTATATTGCCGATCAAGTAGCGCCACATTCCTCAGGTATTGTTCATTTACCAAGTGAAGATATGAAGGGCCGCATTATTGGTAAAGAAGGCCGTAATATCAAGGCGCTTGAAATGGCAACGGGAATGGAATTTGTCATTGGCGATATTCCAGAAATAATCACTATTTCTGGTTTCAATCCGATACGAAGAGAAGTTGCACGCCGTGCATTGGAGAAATTAATCACCGACGGTAGAATTAACCCAACGCGTATTGAAGAAACGGTCGGACAGTGCGAAAAAGAAATCGACGAAATGGTTCAGGAAATGGGCAAAGATGTAACGCTTGAGCTCAATATTCAAGGTTTGCATCCTGAAATTATGACGTTGCTTGGAAAACTTTTCTTCCGTACCAGCTTTTCTCAAAACGTTTTAATGCATAGTAAAGAAGTTGGCCTTTTCTCCCGCATGATAGCGGAAGAACTTGGGCTTGATGGCACCATGGCACTTCGCGCTGGATTACTGCACGATATCGGTAAAGCGGTCAGCGCAGAGGTCGAAGGGCCCCACGCATTAATAGGTGGCGACATTGCTAAACGATGCGGCGAAGACCCACTTGTTGTAAACGCTATTGCTGCGCATCATGAAGAAATTATATTTGCTTCTATTTATAGCCCGATTATTATGATTGCCGATACGATTTCTGCATCGCGCCCCGGTGCTCGACGAGAAACGCTTTCTGCGTATATTAAACGGCTTGAGAAACTGGAAGATATTGCCTGTTCATTTGAAGGTGTTAAAAAATCATATGCACTGCAAGCTGGCAGAGAAGTTCGCATAATTGTTGAAGAAGAAATGCTGGATGATGATGCAGCAGCAACATTGGCACGCAATATTGCGCGCAAGATCGAACTTGAAATGGCGTTTCCTGGTCAAATTAAAGTAAACGTTATTCGCGAGAAGCGTTCAATCGAATATGCGCGGTAG
- a CDS encoding cell division protein ZapA: MKREAKKYTVMLLGEPYTLISDEPEMHIMQAVSRVDALMNELSESLKSKDAKRVAALAALQFAHKNLSFEEQLRSYQDELIARINRLTGS, translated from the coding sequence ATGAAGCGGGAAGCAAAAAAATATACGGTCATGCTTTTAGGTGAGCCGTATACGCTGATCAGCGATGAACCTGAAATGCACATCATGCAAGCGGTTTCCCGAGTCGATGCGCTTATGAACGAATTGAGCGAAAGCCTTAAGAGCAAAGACGCTAAGCGCGTTGCAGCACTTGCGGCACTTCAATTTGCTCATAAAAACCTATCGTTTGAAGAACAGTTACGTTCTTACCAAGACGAGCTTATTGCACGGATTAATCGCCTGACGGGATCGTAG
- the rplT gene encoding 50S ribosomal protein L20: MTRVKRGLATKQRHKRLLKQAKGYWGQRSNIIRRAKETVLRAMAYAYKGRKLKKRDMRGLFITRIGAASNERGMPYNKFMHGLMKANVSLNRKMLSQLAIFEPEAFSQLVQLAQQ, encoded by the coding sequence ATGACTCGTGTAAAACGTGGACTCGCAACTAAGCAACGTCATAAAAGATTATTAAAACAGGCTAAGGGTTATTGGGGACAACGCTCCAATATTATTCGTCGTGCAAAAGAAACTGTGCTACGCGCAATGGCTTATGCTTATAAAGGCAGAAAGCTGAAAAAGCGTGATATGCGTGGACTTTTCATTACTCGAATTGGTGCCGCTTCTAACGAGCGCGGTATGCCGTACAATAAATTTATGCATGGTCTTATGAAAGCCAATGTTTCTCTAAATCGTAAGATGCTTAGCCAACTTGCAATTTTCGAACCAGAAGCATTTTCACAACTGGTGCAACTCGCGCAACAATAG
- the rpmI gene encoding 50S ribosomal protein L35 codes for MPKMKTHSGAAKRFKKLKSNLVKGAKAGRRHLMTCKSASKKRGMRRALYVNSCDIRHVKSLLQ; via the coding sequence ATGCCTAAAATGAAAACGCACTCTGGTGCAGCAAAAAGATTTAAAAAATTGAAAAGTAATTTGGTAAAAGGCGCTAAAGCTGGCCGTCGTCATTTGATGACATGCAAATCAGCTTCCAAAAAACGTGGCATGCGCCGTGCGTTATATGTAAATAGCTGCGATATTCGACATGTTAAATCGTTATTGCAGTAG
- the infC gene encoding translation initiation factor IF-3, giving the protein MKSINIQKTDQLVNEQIRAPKVQVITLDGGNAGVITREEALKLARAADLDLVMVSDTGQEGVPVVKIMDFGKLLYAKKKKQAEAKKHQKTIQVKEIKMRPKIGEHDYLTKLKQAAGFLKDGKHVKVTLMFRGREAATSRERGAEIFEKIDLTLAHEGLTNLSHEKDMKSSSMWSRIYFVK; this is encoded by the coding sequence TTGAAATCAATTAATATTCAAAAAACTGATCAGTTAGTAAATGAACAAATTCGAGCTCCTAAGGTACAGGTAATCACCCTTGATGGGGGAAATGCAGGAGTCATAACACGCGAAGAGGCGTTGAAACTGGCTCGTGCTGCCGACCTGGACTTGGTTATGGTATCTGATACCGGACAAGAAGGAGTTCCGGTTGTAAAGATTATGGATTTTGGTAAGCTTTTATATGCCAAAAAGAAAAAACAGGCAGAAGCTAAAAAGCACCAAAAGACAATTCAGGTAAAAGAGATCAAGATGCGCCCTAAAATTGGCGAGCATGATTATCTTACCAAATTGAAGCAAGCTGCCGGCTTTTTAAAAGATGGTAAGCACGTGAAAGTGACTCTTATGTTTAGGGGTCGTGAAGCGGCTACGAGCAGAGAGCGTGGTGCTGAGATTTTTGAAAAAATCGACCTAACGCTTGCGCACGAGGGGCTCACTAATCTCTCGCACGAAAAAGACATGAAGAGTTCATCTATGTGGTCTCGAATTTATTTTGTTAAATAG
- the recA gene encoding recombinase RecA gives MTAQHETKIAPAKAAPASENSENLNKRKMLELTFAQIDKQHGKGLVMFLGDAKLEKAPVISSGSILINDAVGIGGYPLGRIVEIYGPEASGKTTLALHAIAQAQRNGGICAYIDAEHALDTSYAANLGVNINDLIISQPDYGEQGLDIAEMLVRSGSVDIVVVDSVAALVPKAELDGDMGDVHVGLQARLMSQALRKLTPVVHKSKTVLIFINQIRHNINSMPFANKETTTGGNALKFYASLRLDVRRIASLKKDDNHFGNRVSIKVVKNKMAPPFKKVELDVLFGEGISHELDVLDAALHYGVVEQSGAWLAFEKKKFAQGREQALAHMKENPEFVLQVESAIAQVQAAQKEK, from the coding sequence ATGACCGCCCAACACGAAACGAAAATAGCTCCCGCTAAAGCGGCACCAGCTTCAGAGAATAGTGAAAACCTCAATAAGAGAAAAATGCTTGAACTTACCTTTGCGCAAATCGATAAGCAGCATGGTAAGGGATTGGTTATGTTTCTTGGTGATGCAAAACTAGAAAAAGCGCCCGTTATATCTTCAGGCTCGATTTTAATTAATGATGCGGTTGGCATAGGCGGCTATCCATTGGGCAGAATTGTTGAGATTTACGGTCCTGAAGCGTCGGGTAAAACCACCTTGGCCCTTCATGCAATAGCCCAAGCTCAAAGAAATGGTGGTATTTGTGCTTACATTGATGCTGAGCATGCTCTTGATACCTCGTACGCTGCAAATCTAGGCGTTAATATAAACGATTTGATTATTTCGCAGCCCGATTACGGCGAGCAAGGGCTCGATATTGCTGAAATGCTGGTACGATCTGGCTCGGTGGATATAGTTGTGGTCGACTCAGTTGCGGCTTTGGTGCCTAAGGCTGAGCTTGATGGTGATATGGGCGATGTTCACGTTGGGTTGCAGGCACGTTTGATGTCTCAAGCGTTGCGTAAACTGACCCCGGTTGTTCATAAATCAAAAACCGTGTTGATCTTTATCAACCAGATTCGCCACAACATTAATAGTATGCCGTTCGCCAATAAAGAAACGACCACCGGCGGTAATGCGCTTAAATTCTACGCATCACTTCGCTTGGATGTTCGTCGTATTGCGTCTCTCAAAAAAGACGACAATCATTTTGGTAACCGAGTTTCTATTAAGGTGGTAAAAAACAAAATGGCGCCTCCATTCAAGAAAGTTGAGCTTGATGTGCTTTTTGGCGAAGGCATAAGCCACGAGCTTGATGTTTTGGACGCTGCATTGCATTATGGTGTAGTGGAGCAGTCCGGTGCATGGCTCGCTTTTGAGAAGAAAAAATTTGCGCAAGGAAGAGAACAGGCTCTTGCTCATATGAAAGAAAATCCTGAGTTTGTGCTTCAGGTAGAAAGTGCTATCGCTCAAGTACAAGCGGCACAAAAAGAGAAATAA